One region of Strigops habroptila isolate Jane chromosome 11, bStrHab1.2.pri, whole genome shotgun sequence genomic DNA includes:
- the SSH1 gene encoding protein phosphatase Slingshot homolog 1: MALVTLQRSPTPSAASSASTSELEVGSDEERKLNVSLSESFFMVKGAALFLQQGNSSQGQRSLQHPHKHAGDLPQHLQVMINLLRCEDRIKLAVRLESVWTDRVRYMVVVYSSGRQDTEENILLGVDFSSKESKSCTIGMVLRLWSDTKIHLDGDGGFSVSTAGRMHIFKPVSVQAMWSALQILHKACEVARRYNYFPGGVALVWATYYESCISSDQSCINEWNAMQDLESTRPDSPALFVDKPTERERTERLIKAKLRSIMMSKDLENVTSKEIRNELEKHMNCNLKEFKEFIDNEMLLILGQMDKPSLIFDHLYLGSEWNASNLEELQGSGIDYILNVTREIDNFFPGLFAYHNIRVYDEETTDLLAHWNEAYHFINKAKKNHSKCLVHCKMGVSRSASTVIAYAMKEFGWSLEKAYNYVKQKRSIARPNAGFMRQLLEYEGILDASKQRHNKLWKQQAESNLPPNTDGTTGSSDFLLESLDIDLENRLADLDMPSQSAYLDNRAGTDVSVGFNYCFRRLSDTLLENKIPSDREGFFPVEELERDVLAERTASLVGQHPSAPLEGRMLETAKALETAEPLAELSSFCEKEAKKKLDFSPRKGRIVLGPGDHREDSVREENPMEKWKRRLSMHKEESRLNRENLNNNNSKRSCPEDFEHDAVFGILSKVKPSYQSCADCMYSSAGLSPDSFGEQCEKLNPGTARRSTATICTQPAFLSHINSNLAEHLPSKARLEEAIRTKTNEAPLPLSAGTGALEADACKSLDQHCSVLEKGKDAPKTPVKTLLPRRNSHCDKSLLNVEVVKEESLARKDSKPTKDLKYLFSKDLEKPSANSYLMQHQESLIQLQKAGLVRKHTKELERLKSLPSDASSLLRESPFGRVDSGIMEESEDLISHPTLVPLLAPAPLIPEDAENNVEKSEVKRVLEGSSQKTSTPVACRLEHTSSFTKDFLKTICYTPSSSRSSNLTRSSSSDSIHSVRGKPGLVKQRTQEIETRLRLAGLTVSSPLKRSNSLAKLGCLNLSSEDLSSDMEVSTITDSKEAVSSESSMLCEPQSTLRGADITSKLAAKPAVGNLKNTLWMGKS; the protein is encoded by the exons GCTGTCCGGTTGGAAAGCGTGTGGACAGACCGAGTGCGGTACATGGTGGTTGTGTACAGCAGCGGGCGGCAGGACACCGAAGAGAACATTCTGCTGGGGGTGGATTTCTCCAGCAAGGAGAG TAAGAGCTGCACCATAGGAATGGTTCTGAGGCTGTGGAGCGACACTAAAATCCATCTTGATGGTGATGG TGGCTTCAGCGTGAGCACTGCAGGGAGGATGCACATCTTCAAGCCAGTGTCGGTGCAAGCCATGTG GTCTGCTTTACAGATCCTCCACAAAGCCTGTGAGGTGGCGAGAAGGTACAACTACTTCCCAGGCGGGGTGGCCTTGGTGTGGGCCACGTACTATGAAAGCTGCATCAGCTCGGACCAGAGCTGCATCAATGAGTGGAACGCGATGCAGGACCTGGAATCCACCCGCCCCGACTCTCCAGCGCTGTTTGTTGACAA gcCAACTGAAAGGGAACGAACAGAGCGGCTCATTAAAGCCAAACTCCGGAGCATCATGATGAGCAAAGACCTGGAAAATGTCACTTCCAAGGAG ataCGAAATGAGCTGGAGAAACACATGAACTGCAACTTGAAGGAATTCAAGGAATTCATAGACAATGAAATGCTGCTTATCCTGGGTCAGATGGACAAACCATCTCTCATTTTTGATCATTTATATCTG GGCTCCGAGTGGAATGCCTCCAACCTCGAGGAGCTGCAGGGCTCAGG CATTGACTACATCTTGAATGTGACCAGGGAAATTGATAACTTCTTCCCTGGTTTGTTTGCGTATCACAACATCCGAGTGTACGACGAGGAGACAACAGACCTCCTGGCTCACTGGAACGAGGCCTACCACTTCATAAACAAGGCCAA GAAGAACCACTCCAAGTGCCTGGTGCACTGCAAGATGGGGGTGAGCCGCTCGGCGTCCACCGTCATCGCGTACGCGATGAAGGAGTTTGGCTGGTCACTGGAAAAGGCCTATAACTACGTGAAGCAGAAGCGCAGCATTGCAAGGCCAAACGCAGGCTTCATGAGGCAGCTGCTGGAGTACGAAGGCATTTTAGATGCGAG CAAGCAGCGCCACAACAAGCTGTGGAAGCAGCAGGCGGAGAGCAACCTGCCCCCCAACACGGACGGCACCACGGGGTCGAGTGACTTCCTCCTGGAGAGCTTGGACATCGACCTGGAGAACCGCCTGGCTGACCTGGACATGCCTTCACAGTCGGCGTACCTGGACAACCGCGCCGGCACCGACGTGTCCGTGGGCTTTAACTACTGCTTCCGCCGCCTCTCGGACACGCTGCTGGAGAACAAGATTCCCAGTGACAGGGAGGGCTTTTTCCctgtggaggagctggagcggGATGTGCTTGCGGAGCGCACTGCCTCGCTGGTGGGACAGCATCCATCTGCGCCGTTGGAGGGTAGGATGCTGGAGACAGCAAAAGCCCTGGAGACCGCAGAGCcgctggcagagctgagcagcttcTGTGAGAAGGAGGCAAAGAAGAAGCTGGATTTCAGCCCCCGGAAGGGGAGGATAGTGCTGGGCCCCGGGGACCACAGGGAGGACTCTGTCAGGGAGGAAAATCCAATGGAGAAGTGGAAGCGGCGCTTGTCCATGCACAAGGAGGAGAGCAGGCTTAATAGAGAGAACTTGaataacaacaacagcaaaaggagTTGCCCAGAGGATTTTGAG cacGATGCTGTGTTTGGGATCCTCAGTAAGGTGAAGCCTTCCTACCAGTCCTGCGCTGACTGCATGTACTCCTCAGCTGGTTTGTCCCCGGACTCCTTTGGGGAGCAGTGTGAGAAGCTGAACCCCGGCACCGCGCGTCGCAGCACCGCCACCATCTGCACGCAGCCAGCCTTCCTCTCCCACATCAACTCCAACTTGGCAGAGCACCTGCCCAGCAAGGCACGCTTGGAGGAGGCAATCAGAACTAAAACCAACGAGGCTCCGCTTCCTCTCTCGGCAGGAACTGGTGCTCTGGAGGCTGATGCTTGCAAATCACTCGATCAGCACTGCAGTGttttggagaagggaaaagatgcACCAAAAACCCCGGTCAAaactctgctgcccaggagaaACTCTCACTGTGACAAGAGCCTCCTTAACGTGGAAGTGGTAAAAGAGGAGTCTCTAGCCAGAAAAGACAGCAAACCTACCAAGGATCTGAAGTACTTGTTCAGCAAAGACTTGGAAAAGCCAAGTGCAAACAGTTACTTGATGCAGCATCAGGAGTCTCTTATCCAGCTGCAGAAGGCAGGCCTGGTTAGGAAGCACACCAAAGAGCTGGAGCGGCTGAAGAGCCTGCCCTCggatgcctcatccctgctCAGGGAGAGCCCCTTCGGCAGGGTGGACTCTGGCATCATGGAGGAGAGTGAGGATTTGATTTCACATCCCACCCTCGTGCCTCTCCTGGCACCAGCACCGCTGATACCTGAGGACGCAGAGAACAACGTGGAGAAGTCGGAGGTGAAGCGCGTCTTGGAGGGGAGCTCCCAGAAGACCTCCACGCCGGTGGCGTGCCGGCTGGAGCACACGAGCAGCTTCACCAAGGACTTCCTGAAGACCATCTGCTACACCCCGTCCTCCTCTCGCAGCTCCAACCTGACGCGCAGCTCCAGCAGCGACAGCATCCACAGCGTGCGGGGCAAGCCCGGCCTCGTGAAGCAGCGGACTCAGGAAATAGAGACCCGGCTGCGGCTGGCGGGCTTGACTGTGTCTTCCCCTCTGAAAAGGTCCAACTCTCTCGCCAAGCTGGGGTGTCTGAACCTGTCCTCTGAGGACTTATCCAGTGACATGGAGGTGTCAACCATAACGGACTCCAAAGAGGCCGTTTCCAGCGAGTCTTCCATGCTCTGTGAGCCACAATCCACGCTAAGGGGTGCAGACATCACCTCCAAGCTGGCAGCGAAGCCAGCGGTTGGAAACTTGAAGAACACGCTTTGGATGGGCAAAAGTTGA